Proteins co-encoded in one Spirosoma endbachense genomic window:
- a CDS encoding sensor histidine kinase translates to MARFSMLKPYREIGAQGLFWLGYFLFEWLNTGAYMDDFQQSLCYITLNLPLLIVAGYWHLLITVRHFLLSNRLTGFWISLIGGLLVFGLFRRAISYTWYYPVYYPEGLLKPYLYWPKILAEAVQLHLVVALFVAVNLVRHALHQQQLSETYRREKLSAEYRLLQSQVQPHFLFNTLNNLISVSLHQPAQMPHLLQRLAGLLSYQLHESHRPTVAITKELAYLTDYISLEQIRYRDRLDVQTNFSELTNLTNLMIPPMLLLPFVENAFKHGAAQTEEACWIQLQLSRSGKRLIFSAENSIPDGVSSPVTTGLGLTNLRKRLDILFPDSYELVTLQEDSQFLAVLKFNVD, encoded by the coding sequence ATGGCCCGTTTTAGTATGCTTAAGCCTTACCGGGAAATAGGGGCGCAAGGGCTTTTCTGGCTAGGTTACTTCCTGTTCGAATGGCTCAATACCGGAGCCTACATGGATGACTTCCAGCAAAGCCTTTGTTACATTACATTGAATTTACCGCTGCTAATAGTTGCAGGCTACTGGCATCTTCTCATTACGGTCCGTCACTTTCTGTTGTCGAATCGACTGACTGGCTTTTGGATTAGTTTGATCGGCGGCTTACTGGTTTTCGGCCTGTTCCGGCGCGCCATCAGTTATACCTGGTACTATCCCGTCTATTATCCGGAAGGCTTGCTTAAACCTTACTTGTACTGGCCTAAAATTCTGGCCGAAGCCGTGCAATTGCATTTAGTGGTTGCCCTCTTTGTGGCGGTGAATCTGGTCCGGCATGCGCTTCACCAGCAGCAGTTAAGCGAGACCTACCGAAGAGAAAAACTCTCGGCCGAATACCGTCTTCTCCAATCGCAGGTCCAGCCCCATTTCTTGTTCAATACGCTCAATAACCTGATCTCGGTTTCTTTGCATCAACCGGCCCAGATGCCGCACTTACTGCAACGATTGGCCGGATTACTCAGCTACCAACTGCATGAAAGCCACCGCCCAACCGTAGCGATCACCAAAGAACTAGCGTATTTGACGGACTATATTTCGCTGGAACAAATTCGCTATAGAGATCGCCTGGATGTACAGACGAATTTTAGTGAGCTCACCAATCTGACGAATCTGATGATTCCACCGATGCTGCTGTTGCCCTTTGTGGAGAATGCCTTTAAGCATGGGGCCGCTCAAACCGAAGAAGCCTGCTGGATTCAATTGCAGCTCTCGCGAAGTGGTAAGCGCCTGATTTTTTCGGCCGAAAACTCGATACCCGATGGAGTGTCCAGCCCGGTAACAACGGGTTTAGGGTTAACCAACCTAAGAAAAAGACTGGACATTCTCTTTCCCGACAGCTATGAATTAGTTACACTCCAGGAGGACAGCCAGTTTCTGGCCGTCCTGAAATTTAATGTAGACTGA